Proteins found in one Kluyveromyces marxianus DMKU3-1042 DNA, complete genome, chromosome 2 genomic segment:
- a CDS encoding non-specific serine/threonine protein kinase translates to MFTSKAEQNNIKASIAASYDKLYSQFSSEVLSEVGNYKILKFIGEGSFGKVYLAVHKLTHQKVVLKTGNKKDPNVVREVFYHRQFDFPYITKLYEVIVTEYNVWMVLEYCSGHELYEHLLQERRLSLEESKKLFSQIASAVYYAHELKCVHRDLKLENILLDGNGHAKLTDFGFTREMATRSQLETICGTTVYMAPELIDRKNYDGFKTDIWSLGIILYTMINGYMPFDEDDENETKLKIVNEEPVLTQEWLSEDVEDLIKGMLRKDPNQRITMEEILTHPFLQPYGTVTMEKTDKLLAKQRGGSLHFHSKHEKRLLKRLKQCGFDTGSIKKSVNKRKCDSLSGLWFLLLERESNKELGVPKRTRSVLSVRKVFESSVNMVMDDILLQSPECTKTNSLKKILSRKSVDQEVPHQVTPALAPKDSRKVNSNGNHEVAEPASIGSGDNISKKKGFFQRMSSLFKSKKHTPQNDGESLTHRNSLHTLPPLSGKRRHKTGSNDSQVRSLPEVKANQNSTDPNVQFEDITNKTEHRVKKPKSHSSIDIPNTPSGSELDRHRLSGSADEFLKLPNGRGDRRSSIVSQHSAVSNDTFNSEYSTDAQSGSRSNITQYSSRIANTSDTGSNRKNVRRTLSVLSTTSSNSELSSKTDSFYDITTASSPTTMDIRSNFNIRSESQFPKMNGNSPWHIQRGKSPVGRHARMTNRSLNRKFRHSNNSGTQSVIQEEGSFDDENENAANRPEISEYDSAEITTHSDSETPSKANTPLYTLSEGHNESRPVAFLVRRSASEGSSWSHPHAELLETASIPIIKTNTKSFIEEDEYEASIAADDEDNSLEDDEHDNSKCAIAPV, encoded by the coding sequence ATGTTTACGAGCAAAGCTGAGCAGAATAACATTAAGGCTAGCATAGCAGCTTCGTATGACAAACTCTACAGCCAGTTTAGCTCTGAGGTGTTGAGTGAGGTTGGAAACTATAAAATTCTGAAGTTTATCGGCGAAGGTTCGTTCGGTAAGGTATACCTAGCGGTGCATAAGCTAACGCATCAGAAGGTTGTTTTGAAGACGggaaacaagaaggatCCTAATGTGGTACGAGAGGTGTTTTACCATCGCCAATTTGACTTCCCGTACATTACGAAGCTTTATGAGGTAATAGTCACCGAATACAACGTGTGGATGGTTTTAGAATATTGTTCGGGCCACGAGCTTTATGAGCATCTCTTGCAAGAGCGAAGGTTGTCGCTGGAGGAATCTAAGAAACTTTTTTCGCAGATTGCTAGTGCAGTGTATTATGCGCACGAACTAAAATGTGTGCATCGAGACTTGAAATTAGAAAACATCTTGTTGGATGGCAACGGTCACGCGAAGCTTACAGATTTTGGGTTTACTAGAGAAATGGCCACTAGGTCGCAGTTGGAGACGATCTGTGGGACCACGGTTTACATGGCGCCAGAACTTATCGATAGGAAAAATTATGACGGGTTCAAAACAGATATTTGGTCCCTTGGCATTATCTTATACACTATGATAAACGGATACATGCCATTTGATGAGGACGacgaaaatgaaacaaaGTTGAAAATCGTTAATGAAGAGCCAGTTCTTACTCAAGAATGGCTATCTGAAGATGTCGAAGATTTGATTAAGGGAATGCTCCGTAAGGACCCCAACCAGCGAATTACAATGGAGGAAATCCTCACCCATCCTTTCCTTCAGCCTTACGGGACCGTCACAATGGAAAAAACAGATAAACTACTTGCTAAGCAAAGGGGTGGAAgtcttcattttcattccaaacatgaaaaacgCTTGTTGAAGAGGTTGAAGCAATGTGGCTTTGATACCGGATCGATCAAAAAATCGGTTAATAAGAGAAAATGTGATTCATTAAGTGGATTATGGTTTCTCTTGTTGGAAAGAGAATCTAACAAGGAGCTAGGAGTACCGAAAAGGACAAGGTCTGTTCTCTCAGTAAGAAAAGTGTTCGAGTCATCCGTAAATATGGTCATGGATGACATCCTCCTTCAAAGTCCGGAGTGTACTAAAACAAattcattgaagaagatattaaGCCGCAAAAGCGTCGATCAAGAGGTACCCCACCAAGTAACACCTGCTCTCGCACCTAAAGACTCGCGAAAAGTGAATAGCAATGGTAATCACGAAGTTGCAGAACCAGCATCCATCGGGTCGGGTGATAATATATCTAAGAAAAAAGGGTTTTTCCAGCGAATGTCTTCCCTTTTCAAATCGAAAAAGCATACACCTCAGAATGATGGTGAATCCCTGACACATAGAAACTCCTTGCATACTCTTCCACCTCTTTCTGGTAAAAGGCGACATAAAACGGGCTCAAATGATTCGCAGGTTCGTTCTCTCCCAGAGGTTAAAGCAAACCAGAATTCAACAGATCCCAACGTTCAATTTGAGGACATTACAAATAAAACAGAACATAGAGTGAAAAAACCCAAATCTCACTCTTCGATCGATATTCCAAATACCCCGAGCGGCTCAGAGTTGGATCGTCATCGCTTATCTGGGAGTGCAGatgaatttttgaagctTCCGAATGGTAGAGGAGACAGAAGATCATCTATTGTATCGCAACACTCAGCTGTTTCTAACGATACATTTAATTCAGAATATTCAACAGATGCACAATCCGGATCGAGGTCTAATATTACTCAATATTCCAGTCGCATAGCAAATACTTCTGATACAGGTAGTAATCGTAAAAATGTTAGAAGGACTCTCAGTGTACTATCTACTACCTCTAGTAACTCGGAATTAAGTTCAAAAACTGATTCCTTCTATGATATTACCACTGCTTCATCACCAACTACCATGGACATTCGCTCAAACTTTAACATTAGATCTGAATCacaatttccaaaaatgaATGGCAATTCGCCGTGGCATATACAAAGGGGTAAGTCGCCGGTCGGTCGCCATGCTAGAATGACCAACCGTTCTCTAAACAGAAAATTCCGACATTCTAATAATAGTGGAACCCAATCTGtaattcaagaagaaggctcattcgatgatgaaaatgaaaatgctGCTAATAGACCGGAAATTAGCGAATACGACAGTGCGGAAATTACAACTCATAGTGACAGCGAAACGCCATCAAAGGCAAATACACCTCTATATACTCTGAGTGAAGGTCATAACGAGTCCAGACCAGTGGCATTTCTTGTTCGAAGATCCGCAAGTGAAGGAAGTTCATGGTCCCATCCCCACGCTGAATTACTGGAAACTGCCAGCATTCCAATAATCAAGACAAATACTAAGAGCTttatagaagaagacgaatACGAAGCTAGCATTGCGGCAGATGACGAAGATAACTCTCTAGAAGATGACGAACATGATAATAGCAAGTGTGCTATCGCACCAGTATAA